A single window of Meiothermus sp. DNA harbors:
- a CDS encoding PepSY-associated TM helix domain-containing protein translates to MTSRVEAVGERTQKPLRSRLYALARWLHLYASMLSLLVVLFFAATGITLNHPEWMFGTAQTTHTYSGTLPQNWQQGGEVNWLQTAEALRAAHNLKGRVSDTRADDQEASISFRAPGYSADAFINRTDGSYTLKVVAQGPVAVLNDLHRGRDAGAAWAWLIDLSGGFLLLVALTGFGLSLFFRKTRTAALVTALAGAVLLLFMIGRVA, encoded by the coding sequence ATGACAAGCAGGGTTGAAGCGGTAGGCGAGAGAACCCAGAAACCCTTACGCTCGAGGCTGTATGCCCTGGCCCGCTGGTTGCACCTTTATGCCTCCATGCTGAGCCTTTTGGTGGTGCTTTTCTTCGCCGCCACCGGCATCACCCTCAACCACCCCGAGTGGATGTTTGGCACCGCCCAGACCACCCACACCTACAGCGGCACCCTGCCGCAAAACTGGCAGCAAGGGGGCGAGGTCAACTGGCTGCAAACCGCCGAGGCCCTCCGCGCTGCCCACAACCTCAAGGGCCGGGTGAGTGATACCCGCGCCGATGACCAGGAGGCCTCCATCAGCTTCCGGGCCCCAGGCTACTCCGCCGATGCCTTCATCAACCGCACCGACGGCAGCTACACCCTGAAGGTGGTGGCTCAAGGGCCGGTGGCGGTGCTCAACGACCTGCACCGCGGGCGCGATGCGGGCGCGGCCTGGGCCTGGCTGATCGACCTCTCGGGTGGCTTTTTGTTGCTGGTGGCCCTGACCGGCTTTGGGCTTTCGCTCTTCTTCCGCAAGACCCGCACCGCGGCGCTGGTAACGGCGCTGGCGGGAGCGGTACTGCTGCTCTTCATGATCGGGCGGGTGGCGTGA